The Gammaproteobacteria bacterium nucleotide sequence GTCATAACCATAGGCGCTACGCAACGCCGCCATCTGATGAAGCCATGCCGCGCGCGGACCATTGATTACTTGGTTATTAGCCAACTTATACTCTGAGAAGTTAATTGTAATTTGCTCTAAGCTCAGTAACTCTTGCTGATGAGCGAGCATTAATATATCTCGCTGTTCATGAATTTGGCGACTCGCCAAACGCGGAGAAACAGAATGGGCAACTGCTGCAACGTCATTTAGTTTAATCCCAAGATATGGAATATCACATCGCTCCAGTCCATACCGGATACTAGGATGGGCGACCAAGATTATATCCTGCCACTCGATTGACCAGCGCCCATAACGATGAATGTACTGTAACGAGTGTTGGCCTAGCGCCAAGCTATACTCAGGCTCAGAGTATTTTAAAAATCCAACAAAGATTAACAATGCGCCTGCTAGATAGCCCAATAAAATGGCGAGCTGCAGCACTGGCCACTGATACACTAGCACGGTACTGCCAAACCATAATAAGCCACCAGCTAACAATGAAAACAATTTATTGCGTCGAGTCGGGGTTCTGATTAACAAGTCGGATACAGGTGGGGACATTTGCTCTCCTTATATCAGTGCATTACTACTTTTGTGCAAGGATCTCGCGACCAAATTGTGCAACCTTGGCCCAATCGGTATATTCAATGTCTTGTGAGGTATCAGTGACGCCGCCAGTTAACTTCATAATAAACTGGATCATGCGTCGGTCAAACCAACGGTACTTGCTGTACCGTAAAGCGCCGGCAAATACCGCTTGTAACTGCGGTTGCCACGGCGAATTACTTATAAACTTAACCATGTAGGCATTAGTTGTTGGCGTATTCTTTTCAGGCTTGCGCGCCGTCAAATTAACACAGAAAAATCCGTTCGGCCGCGCTGCCAGCTGAGCTTGCTCTTTGGTAATAAACGTTTGTAATTCTTTGTTAAAATTACCATATCGGATCGAAGCACCCAAATAAACTTGCTCAACCTGCTCCCAATCTATCTGCGACTGCTGCGCTAACGGACTTAAGCGAACTTCCTTGCCTGCATCGGTCAATTGTGAGGTTAACGCCTCACAAATTTTCTTTGTTTGACCATCGGTGGTCGAATATATAATTAAGGTATAAGACATCTATTAACCTTTCCAGAACGTTGGAGTAAATAAAACCAGTAAAGTAAAAATTTCCAGTCGCCCAAATAGCATCGCCATAACTAAGATCCATTTGGCACTGTCATTAATGTTGCCATAATGTGCTGCAACTTCGCCCAAGCCAGGCCCAAGGTTATTCAAACAGGCCGCGGTCGCACTAAACGCTGTAACATCATCAAGGCCGGTATATAACAAGGCCAGCATACACACCACAAAAACTAGTGCGTAAGCGGCAAAAAAACCCCAAACGGCATCAACGACGCGATCTGGTAACGCTTTATTACCAAGTCGAATCGCAAAAATTGCGCGGGGATGCACCAAACGCTTAAGCTCTCGCGCTCCCTGTAAAAATAGCAACACCACCCTGATTACTTTCATGCCACCGCCAGTTGAACCCGCACAGCCACCAACAAATGACGTAAAGATTAACAATAATGGTAAAAATAATGGCCAGCCACTAAAACTGTCGGTGCCAAAGCCTGCGGTGGTTGAGACTGATACCGCCTGAAATAACGCATGACTAAAGGCTTCATCGGCAGTTAAATAAATATTTTCTTTATATAAAACAGAAAAAACCACCAATACCAGCGCTAATTGCAGCCCTAAGAAAAGGCGCATTTCAGGATCGCTAAAATACGAACGCAGCATTTTTCTCGGGCGGATAATAGCCGCGTAATGCAAACTAAAGTTGATGCCTGAAATGAGTAAAAAGATCACACAAATGAGGTTGATACTATATGAATCAAAATACCCCATGCTGGCATCATGAGTTGAGAAGCCGCCGATTGCAATCGTGGAAAAGCTATGACAAATTGCATCGAATACCGACATGCCAGCTGCCCAATAAGCGGCAGCACAGGCAATGGTTAAGGTAAAATATATATACCACAATGCTTTAGCTGTTTCGGCAATGCGTGGTGTCATTTTTGAATCTTTAACTGGCCCAGGGGTTTCCGCCCTATATAGCTGCATACCACCAACACCAAGCATCGGCAAGACTGCAACAGCTAAGACAATGATGCCCATACCACCAAGCCATTGCAGCAAATGACGATAAAAGAGAATAGCTTTTGGTAAATCGTCAAGGCCGGTGATAACTGTCGCACCAGTGGTTGTCAGCGCCGAAAAAGATTCAAAGACACTATCAACTAATGTCATATCTGGGCGGTCTGACAACACAAACGGCACGGCACCAACACTGCCTAGTACCAGCCAAAACATCACCACAACGATAAAACCATCTCGTACATTTAGCTCTTTTCTGTGCCCTCGGTTGGGGTACCAACATAAAAAGCCAAAAACGACACAAAGGAAAAATGATTGTACGAAAGCAACACCACCACCATCATTAAAAATGGCAGCAACTAACCCGGGGAGTAACAAGGTAGTACTGAAAATGGTAATTAATAAACCCAAAATCCGGATCAACGAACGTGTCTGCATAAGTGTTTACTGTGGCCAGTGAGGTAAGTGAAATGAGTTGCTAATGTACCACAGGTCTATTTGGAAAAATATTGATTTATAACACAACACAGGCCGCTAGAGCGGCCTGTCACTAAGTTGGTATATTTGTACCAGCGCTCATAAAACAAGATCACAGCGCTTGAGCCAGCCTTGCCTTAAGAACCGTCCCTTATACAATAAAGCGGCTCAGCACATCGTGCTGTTGCTGCGTTCGATCTTTTTGAGCCATCATATCTTGATTGGTTACTTGCGCATTATCGGATACCTGCTGTGATAAATCTTTAATGTTAACCGTGTTACGATTAACTTCTTCGGCCACTAAACTTTGCTCTTCAGCTGCCGCAGCTATTTGCAAATTCATATCGGTGATACGGCCAATTGACTCTCGAATAGTGTTAATAGCATCGTTTGCTTGCTGTGCTTTTTCAACACTTTGAGCCGCTTCTAATTGAGATTTAGACATAACATTAGCAACAGACACAGAGCTTTGTTGCAAAATATCTATCATATTTTTAATTTCTGCCGTTGATTCTTGAGTACGCTGCGCCAAATTACGTACTTCATCAGCAACCACGGCAAAACCGCGACCTTGTTCACCAGCACGAGCAGCTTCAATTGCTGCATTTAATGCCAACAAGTTGGTTTGCTCAGCGATACCACTAATAACAGACAAAATAGTTTCAATATTGCCCGTTGATTGCTCGAGTAATTTAACCTCTTCAACCGCATTCTCGATATGAACAGATAGTTGGGTAATTGAATCAGAAGTCGAATTGACAACTGCGGCGCCGTCTGCCGCGGCCTCGTCCGCTTCTTTTGCTGATGAAGCGGCTTGCTGGGCATAACCAGCAACTTCTAAGGCAGTTGACGACATTTGAGTCATCGCGGTAGCTAACTGCTCTAACTCACTCAACTGCTGAGTCAAAGCATCAACCGCAGCCGAAGAGCCACGTGCAGTTTCATCGGTTCCGGCCATGATTTGGTCGCCTAAATCTTTGCTATCGCGGATCAATACCTGCAATTTATCGGCAAAACCGTTAAAGCCCCGAGCTAAATTAGCAAACTCCAGATCACTATCTGTTGCTAAACGCTGAGTTAAATCGCCTTCGCCACTGGCTATACCTTGCATTGCCTGGGTGATGTTATCTAAAGGAGCCATTAATTTAGTAACCAGTAAATAAATCGCCGCAATACTTATCAATAACGCGATAGCAGAAAATAATAACGCTTGATTACGCAACTCACTGGCTGTTGCTCCGACAATCTCAGCATCGATCGCCACCCCAAGGTACCAATCAATATTAGCGACCTTAGCAAGCTTGATCACAAAGTTTCGCCCATCTATAACAACGTCTTGCTGAACAGTATTGAGTTGTAATTGCGAACCAAAGTAACCTGACATTTTAGAGCCATTCAGTTTGGTATCCGGGTGAGAAATCAGCACACCTTTATCGGTCACCAAAAAGGCATAACCGGCGTTTAATGGTTTTGCTCGGTTAACAGTCTTTCCTAAACCTGCCAAACTGACATCAAGAAACATTGCTCCAGCAAATTTTCCTTGATCAACCATAGGAGCAGCCATCGAAACCAGCACCTCATTGGAAACAGCATCGGTATATGGCGCTGTTACAATCACTTTTCCAGTTTGTTTAGCATTTTGATACCACGGACGAGTTCTCGGGTCGTAATCTGATGGTGGTGTCCACGATGGGTCATTTGATACCACACGCCCGTCAGATTCAAAACCAATTCCCGCTAACACAAAATCACGCTTAACGATCGATTTAGTCACGACGCGAATTATATTTTCTTCGGTTACATCATCATCAATTAAATCCATAATGTAAGCCGTCATTGCGCGATGGCTGTCCATAACATGAGAAATATTGTCAGCTAACTCTTCAGAAACTTCTGTTAATGTTTCAGCAACAGTGTGGTCAAGACTGGTTTTAACTTTAAGGTATTGGCTGATTGATAGCACTGACATCGAAAGCAATAATACCAAGGTCGTGGCAGCGATTAATTTTGTTTTAAATTGCATGAAGCTAACTCCAATTTATTTTTTGGCATAACGCCATAGTAATAGAACGAAGGTCAATATAAATGCCTCATATTATTGCCTAGTTGATTGTCACAAGTCTTTAAAACTTCGACTAATGCTTATTTAGGTATAGCCCAAAAATAGCAAGTCAGTAACAACATCCAGTCACTCGCGATGAAATAAAGTAATCTAATTGTTTTTTTAATTTTAAAATAGATGCGCAAACTTCGTTTCTCTCGAGCAAGACTAAGTTGGTTACTACTACTTCCACGCAGAACCAATAAGCATGTTCACAATAACACTCAGTTAATTCATAATTAACCGGAAAAACGGCGGCAGAGATACTCGAATCCTTTTAAGATTCTGGTCACCAGATAAGTGTAGTTACATTTTGTATAATATAGCTACTAAAGTAGTATGGATGATAACAGACTTTATGCATTTTTTAGATTAATTTATTTTAACTATAAGATGCATATTAGAATTTAACGATGAGATAGGTGTTAGTTAGATATAAATATAGTAAAGGCAATAGGGTTCACCCCATTACCTTTTCTATTGTTTTATACCCAGTTTCGAATTGGTAAAAATTCTTCGTAAAGTTGCGCTTCCGCACTGCCTGGTGCCGGTTGATAATTATATTGCCATCTAACTAAAGGAGGCATCGACATTAAAATTGATTCGGTACGACCGCCACTTTGTAATCCAAAGTGAGTCCCACGATCATATACAAGATTAAACTCAACATAACGTCCACGTCGATATAGCTGAAATTGACGCTCTCGGTCCCCAAATTCAAGTTCTTTTCTCGCTTTGACAATAGGTAAATACGCTTCTATAAAGCCGTTACCCACCGCTTGCATAAAATCAAAACTTTGATCAAATCCCGGCGTATTGAGATCATCAAAAAATAAACCACCGATGCCGCGAGCTTCATTTCGATGTTTAAGATGAAAATACTGATCACACTCTTGCTTATAAAGTGGATATTTGTCCTCACCAAAAGGCTGGCATAAGTCTTTGGCTGTCTGATGCCAATGGATACAATCAGCCTCAAAACCATAATATGGCGTCAAATCTAAGCCACCACCAAACCACCAAACCGGCGGTTTGTCATCGGCATAAGCGATAAAGAAACGAACATTGGCATGTGAGGTTGGAACGTATGGATTATTAGGATGAATAACTAACGACACGCCCATAGCTTCAAAGCGGCGACCAGCGAGTTCCGGACGCAATGCCGTAGCCGATGGTGGTAATTGCTCTCCCATTACATGGGAAAAATTAACTCCTGCTTGCTCAAATACCTGACCATTAGTCAGTACTCTACTTTCTCCGCCACCACCTTCGGCGCGTTGCCAACTGTCAAATTCAAAACGTTTAGTTGGCTCTTGGCTTTCAAGTGCCTGACATATACTATTTTGTAATGCCAACAAATACGATTTTACGCTCTCGCTAGAAACCTCAGTCACGATAATGTTTCCTACATCAGTCAATTGTGAATAAGCTAATTATCTTATTTGCTGGCCAGTAATACCATCAAATATTTTACTTGGCTGATCATTTCCACCTAAAGGCGCATCAATGACGTAACCCAATTGATGTTTAAAATTCAAATTAACTTGTTTTGCGCACATTGCAGGAGGCAGCCCCGACACGTTAGCGCTAGTTGAAACAATTGGCAGGCCCAAACTCTCACTCAAAGCAATAATAACCGGGTGAGCACTTACTCTTACTGCGATGCTGTTATATTGACCGGAGAGCCAAGGTGGACAATTTTCACTCTTAGGTAGAATCCAAGTAACGGGTCCCGGCCAACTCTGCTGAATCTGTTGCCATTGAGTTTTACTCACTAGCGTGAGATCAACATACTTAGCAAGTAATTTGAAATCACCAGCGACTAAAATTAAACCTTTGGCAGGATCGCGCTGCTTTATCTGAAGAAGTGATTGCACCGCTGGCTCATTAGTCGGATCGCAACCTAAGCCGTAAACAGCTTCGGTGGGATACGCAATTACAGCGCCATGCTTCAGAGCTGTAATTGCAACGTCGTTTGATAATTTCATTTATAGCGACTGTAATTTCTCTTGTAACGCTTTATCTTTTGCAATCACAGCTTCGGCATTAGCCTTACGATCAGCTTTTACCGCAATAGCCAATTCATCATCGGCTACAGCCAGCATCTGCGCGGCTAAGTAACCAGCATTTTTAGCGCCTGCTTTACCGATAGCAACAGTTGCTACAGGAACTCCAG carries:
- a CDS encoding methyl-accepting chemotaxis protein — its product is MQFKTKLIAATTLVLLLSMSVLSISQYLKVKTSLDHTVAETLTEVSEELADNISHVMDSHRAMTAYIMDLIDDDVTEENIIRVVTKSIVKRDFVLAGIGFESDGRVVSNDPSWTPPSDYDPRTRPWYQNAKQTGKVIVTAPYTDAVSNEVLVSMAAPMVDQGKFAGAMFLDVSLAGLGKTVNRAKPLNAGYAFLVTDKGVLISHPDTKLNGSKMSGYFGSQLQLNTVQQDVVIDGRNFVIKLAKVANIDWYLGVAIDAEIVGATASELRNQALLFSAIALLISIAAIYLLVTKLMAPLDNITQAMQGIASGEGDLTQRLATDSDLEFANLARGFNGFADKLQVLIRDSKDLGDQIMAGTDETARGSSAAVDALTQQLSELEQLATAMTQMSSTALEVAGYAQQAASSAKEADEAAADGAAVVNSTSDSITQLSVHIENAVEEVKLLEQSTGNIETILSVISGIAEQTNLLALNAAIEAARAGEQGRGFAVVADEVRNLAQRTQESTAEIKNMIDILQQSSVSVANVMSKSQLEAAQSVEKAQQANDAINTIRESIGRITDMNLQIAAAAEEQSLVAEEVNRNTVNIKDLSQQVSDNAQVTNQDMMAQKDRTQQQHDVLSRFIV
- the hemF gene encoding oxygen-dependent coproporphyrinogen oxidase encodes the protein MTEVSSESVKSYLLALQNSICQALESQEPTKRFEFDSWQRAEGGGGESRVLTNGQVFEQAGVNFSHVMGEQLPPSATALRPELAGRRFEAMGVSLVIHPNNPYVPTSHANVRFFIAYADDKPPVWWFGGGLDLTPYYGFEADCIHWHQTAKDLCQPFGEDKYPLYKQECDQYFHLKHRNEARGIGGLFFDDLNTPGFDQSFDFMQAVGNGFIEAYLPIVKARKELEFGDRERQFQLYRRGRYVEFNLVYDRGTHFGLQSGGRTESILMSMPPLVRWQYNYQPAPGSAEAQLYEEFLPIRNWV
- a CDS encoding potassium transporter translates to MQTRSLIRILGLLITIFSTTLLLPGLVAAIFNDGGGVAFVQSFFLCVVFGFLCWYPNRGHRKELNVRDGFIVVVMFWLVLGSVGAVPFVLSDRPDMTLVDSVFESFSALTTTGATVITGLDDLPKAILFYRHLLQWLGGMGIIVLAVAVLPMLGVGGMQLYRAETPGPVKDSKMTPRIAETAKALWYIYFTLTIACAAAYWAAGMSVFDAICHSFSTIAIGGFSTHDASMGYFDSYSINLICVIFLLISGINFSLHYAAIIRPRKMLRSYFSDPEMRLFLGLQLALVLVVFSVLYKENIYLTADEAFSHALFQAVSVSTTAGFGTDSFSGWPLFLPLLLIFTSFVGGCAGSTGGGMKVIRVVLLFLQGARELKRLVHPRAIFAIRLGNKALPDRVVDAVWGFFAAYALVFVVCMLALLYTGLDDVTAFSATAACLNNLGPGLGEVAAHYGNINDSAKWILVMAMLFGRLEIFTLLVLFTPTFWKG
- a CDS encoding DUF2982 domain-containing protein; the protein is MSPPVSDLLIRTPTRRNKLFSLLAGGLLWFGSTVLVYQWPVLQLAILLGYLAGALLIFVGFLKYSEPEYSLALGQHSLQYIHRYGRWSIEWQDIILVAHPSIRYGLERCDIPYLGIKLNDVAAVAHSVSPRLASRQIHEQRDILMLAHQQELLSLEQITINFSEYKLANNQVINGPRAAWLHQMAALRSAYGYDLYVPVTSFAHSPAQMIALLNKYRLAAATRV
- the hemG gene encoding menaquinone-dependent protoporphyrinogen IX dehydrogenase → MSYTLIIYSTTDGQTKKICEALTSQLTDAGKEVRLSPLAQQSQIDWEQVEQVYLGASIRYGNFNKELQTFITKEQAQLAARPNGFFCVNLTARKPEKNTPTTNAYMVKFISNSPWQPQLQAVFAGALRYSKYRWFDRRMIQFIMKLTGGVTDTSQDIEYTDWAKVAQFGREILAQK
- a CDS encoding threonylcarbamoyl-AMP synthase codes for the protein MKLSNDVAITALKHGAVIAYPTEAVYGLGCDPTNEPAVQSLLQIKQRDPAKGLILVAGDFKLLAKYVDLTLVSKTQWQQIQQSWPGPVTWILPKSENCPPWLSGQYNSIAVRVSAHPVIIALSESLGLPIVSTSANVSGLPPAMCAKQVNLNFKHQLGYVIDAPLGGNDQPSKIFDGITGQQIR